A genomic region of Arvicola amphibius chromosome 7, mArvAmp1.2, whole genome shotgun sequence contains the following coding sequences:
- the Fpgs gene encoding folylpolyglutamate synthase, mitochondrial isoform X1, whose product MSRARSHLRSALSLAAVSARGATTEGAARRWLSAWPAPQEPGMEYQDAVRMLNTLQTNASYLEQVKRQRSDPQAQLEAMEVYLARSGLQVEDLNQLNIIHVTGTKGKGSTCAFAERILRNYGLKTGFFSSPHLVQVRERIRINGKPISPELFTKHFWRLYHQLEEFKDDSHISMPAYFRFLTLMAFHVFLQEKVDLAVVEVGIGGAYDCTNIIRKPVVCGVSSLGIDHTSLLGDTVEKIAWQKGGIFKPGVPAFTVLQPEGPLAVLRDRAQQTSCPLYLCPPLEALEEGGLPLTLGLEGDHQRSNAALALQLAHCWLERQGHQDIQELKVSRPSIRWQLPLAPVFHPTSHMRHGLRDTEWPGRTQVLRRGPLTWYLDGAHTASSVQACVRWYCQSLQRNKRPSGGSQVHVLLFNSTGDRDPAVLLKLLQPCQFDYAVFCPNLTEVSSTENADQQNFTVTLDQVLLRCLQHQQHWSCLDEKQAGPDLWSSPGPEPGGPGSMLLSRHPPHSTSTNSLVFSCISHALQWISQGRDPVFQPPSPPRSLLSHPTASSGASILREAAAIHVLVTGSLHLVGGVLKLLEPSLSQ is encoded by the exons ATGTCGCGGGCGCGGAGCCACCTGCGCTCGGCTCTGTCCCTGGCAGCTGTTTCTGCGCGTGGTGCAACGACCGAGGGCGCGGCGCGGCGGTGGTTGAGTGCGTGGCCCGCGCCACAGGAACCCGGCATGGAGTATCAG GATGCCGTGCGTATGCTCAACACTCTGCAGACCAATGCCAGCTACCTGGAGCAAGTAAAACGTCAACGGAGTGACCCTCAGGCGCAGCTGGAAGCCATGGAGGTGTACCTGGCTCGGAGTGGGCTGCAG GTGGAGGACTTGAACCAGCTAAACATTATCCACGTCACGGGGACCAAAGGAAAG GGCTCCACCTGTGCCTTCGCTGAACGCATCCTGCGGAATTACGGCCTGAAGACAGGCTTCTTTAG CTCTCCCCACCTGGTGCAGGTGCGTGAACGGATCCGCATCAATGGGAAGCCCATCAGTCCTGAGCTCTTTACCAAGCACTTCTGGCGTCTGTACCACCAGCTGGAGGAATTCAAG GATGACAGTCATATTTCCATGCCTGCTTACTTCCGCTTCCTCACGCTCATGGCCTTCCATGTCTTTCTCCAAGAGAAG GTGGACCTGGCCGTGGTGGAAGTGGGCATTGGTGGGGCTTATGACTGTACCAACATCATCAG AAAGCCAGTGGTGTGTGGAGTGTCCTCGCTTGGCATTGACCACACCAGCCTTCTAGGAGACACAGTGGAGAAAATAGCATGGCAGAAAGGGGGCATCTTTAAG CCTGGTGTCCCTGCCTTCACTGTGCTGCAACCAGAAGGTCCCCTGGCCGTGCTGAGGGATCGAGCCCAGCAGACCTCA TGTCCTCTGTACCTGTGTCCACCATTAGAAGCCCTGGAAGAGGGTGGGCTGCCACTGACCCTCGGCCTGGAGGGAGATCACCAGCGGTCCAATGCAGCGTTGGCCTTGCAGCTGGCCCACTGTTGGCTGGAGCGGCAGGGCCACCAGG ACATCCAGGAACTGAAGGTGTCCAGGCCAAGCATACGGTGGCAGCTGCCTCTGGCACCTGTGTTCCATCCCACCTCCCACATGCGACATG GGCTTCGGGACACGGAGTGGCCTGGCCGGACACAGGTGTTGCGGCGGGGGCCTCTCACCTGGTACCTGGATGGCGCACATACCGCCAGCAGTGTGCAGGCCTGCGTGCGGTGGTATTGCCAGTCATTGCAGCGCAACAAACGCCCCAGTGG TGGGTCCCAAGTACACGTCTTGCTCTTCAACTCCACTGGTGACAGGGACCCTGCTGTCCTGCTGAAGTTGTTGCAG CCCTGCCAGTTTGACTACGCTGTCTTCTGCCCCAACCTGACAGAAGTTTCATCCACAGAAAATGCAG ACCAGCAGAACTTCACGGTGACTCTGGACCAGGTGCTGCTCCGCTGCCTCCAACACCAGCAACATTGGAGCTGCCTGGATGAGAAACAAGCCGGCCCTGACCTCTGGAGCAGCCCCGGCCCCGAGCCTGGGGGACCAGGCTCCATGCTGCTGTCACGGCACCCGCCTCACTCAACTAGCACAAACTCCCTTGTTTTTAGCTGCATCTCCCATGCCTTGCAGTGGATCAGCCAAGGCCGGGATCCCGTCTTTCAGCCCCCGAGCCCTCCAAGGAGCCTCCTCAGCCACCCCACGGCCAGCAGTGGGGCAAGCATTCTCCGGGAGGCTGCTGCCATCCATGTACTGGTTACAGGAAGCCTGCACCTGGTGGGGGGAGTCCTGAAGCTGCTGGAGCCCTCACTGTCCCAGTAG
- the Fpgs gene encoding folylpolyglutamate synthase, mitochondrial isoform X2, which yields MKTARCLPVPWPVAEKRWEVTMAWKGPPRSAHAHEAKTASFQDAVRMLNTLQTNASYLEQVKRQRSDPQAQLEAMEVYLARSGLQVEDLNQLNIIHVTGTKGKGSTCAFAERILRNYGLKTGFFSSPHLVQVRERIRINGKPISPELFTKHFWRLYHQLEEFKDDSHISMPAYFRFLTLMAFHVFLQEKVDLAVVEVGIGGAYDCTNIIRKPVVCGVSSLGIDHTSLLGDTVEKIAWQKGGIFKPGVPAFTVLQPEGPLAVLRDRAQQTSCPLYLCPPLEALEEGGLPLTLGLEGDHQRSNAALALQLAHCWLERQGHQDIQELKVSRPSIRWQLPLAPVFHPTSHMRHGLRDTEWPGRTQVLRRGPLTWYLDGAHTASSVQACVRWYCQSLQRNKRPSGGSQVHVLLFNSTGDRDPAVLLKLLQPCQFDYAVFCPNLTEVSSTENADQQNFTVTLDQVLLRCLQHQQHWSCLDEKQAGPDLWSSPGPEPGGPGSMLLSRHPPHSTSTNSLVFSCISHALQWISQGRDPVFQPPSPPRSLLSHPTASSGASILREAAAIHVLVTGSLHLVGGVLKLLEPSLSQ from the exons ATGAAAACTGCCAGATGCCTGCCCGTGCCCTGGCCTGTAGCTGAGAAGAGGTGGGAAGTGACCATGGCGTGGAAAGGTCCACCCAGGAGTGCCCATGCCCATGAAGCTAAAACCGCTTCCTTCCAG GATGCCGTGCGTATGCTCAACACTCTGCAGACCAATGCCAGCTACCTGGAGCAAGTAAAACGTCAACGGAGTGACCCTCAGGCGCAGCTGGAAGCCATGGAGGTGTACCTGGCTCGGAGTGGGCTGCAG GTGGAGGACTTGAACCAGCTAAACATTATCCACGTCACGGGGACCAAAGGAAAG GGCTCCACCTGTGCCTTCGCTGAACGCATCCTGCGGAATTACGGCCTGAAGACAGGCTTCTTTAG CTCTCCCCACCTGGTGCAGGTGCGTGAACGGATCCGCATCAATGGGAAGCCCATCAGTCCTGAGCTCTTTACCAAGCACTTCTGGCGTCTGTACCACCAGCTGGAGGAATTCAAG GATGACAGTCATATTTCCATGCCTGCTTACTTCCGCTTCCTCACGCTCATGGCCTTCCATGTCTTTCTCCAAGAGAAG GTGGACCTGGCCGTGGTGGAAGTGGGCATTGGTGGGGCTTATGACTGTACCAACATCATCAG AAAGCCAGTGGTGTGTGGAGTGTCCTCGCTTGGCATTGACCACACCAGCCTTCTAGGAGACACAGTGGAGAAAATAGCATGGCAGAAAGGGGGCATCTTTAAG CCTGGTGTCCCTGCCTTCACTGTGCTGCAACCAGAAGGTCCCCTGGCCGTGCTGAGGGATCGAGCCCAGCAGACCTCA TGTCCTCTGTACCTGTGTCCACCATTAGAAGCCCTGGAAGAGGGTGGGCTGCCACTGACCCTCGGCCTGGAGGGAGATCACCAGCGGTCCAATGCAGCGTTGGCCTTGCAGCTGGCCCACTGTTGGCTGGAGCGGCAGGGCCACCAGG ACATCCAGGAACTGAAGGTGTCCAGGCCAAGCATACGGTGGCAGCTGCCTCTGGCACCTGTGTTCCATCCCACCTCCCACATGCGACATG GGCTTCGGGACACGGAGTGGCCTGGCCGGACACAGGTGTTGCGGCGGGGGCCTCTCACCTGGTACCTGGATGGCGCACATACCGCCAGCAGTGTGCAGGCCTGCGTGCGGTGGTATTGCCAGTCATTGCAGCGCAACAAACGCCCCAGTGG TGGGTCCCAAGTACACGTCTTGCTCTTCAACTCCACTGGTGACAGGGACCCTGCTGTCCTGCTGAAGTTGTTGCAG CCCTGCCAGTTTGACTACGCTGTCTTCTGCCCCAACCTGACAGAAGTTTCATCCACAGAAAATGCAG ACCAGCAGAACTTCACGGTGACTCTGGACCAGGTGCTGCTCCGCTGCCTCCAACACCAGCAACATTGGAGCTGCCTGGATGAGAAACAAGCCGGCCCTGACCTCTGGAGCAGCCCCGGCCCCGAGCCTGGGGGACCAGGCTCCATGCTGCTGTCACGGCACCCGCCTCACTCAACTAGCACAAACTCCCTTGTTTTTAGCTGCATCTCCCATGCCTTGCAGTGGATCAGCCAAGGCCGGGATCCCGTCTTTCAGCCCCCGAGCCCTCCAAGGAGCCTCCTCAGCCACCCCACGGCCAGCAGTGGGGCAAGCATTCTCCGGGAGGCTGCTGCCATCCATGTACTGGTTACAGGAAGCCTGCACCTGGTGGGGGGAGTCCTGAAGCTGCTGGAGCCCTCACTGTCCCAGTAG
- the Fpgs gene encoding folylpolyglutamate synthase, mitochondrial isoform X3: protein MFQGRRTDQCNAKTPQSIISCDAVRMLNTLQTNASYLEQVKRQRSDPQAQLEAMEVYLARSGLQVEDLNQLNIIHVTGTKGKGSTCAFAERILRNYGLKTGFFSSPHLVQVRERIRINGKPISPELFTKHFWRLYHQLEEFKDDSHISMPAYFRFLTLMAFHVFLQEKVDLAVVEVGIGGAYDCTNIIRKPVVCGVSSLGIDHTSLLGDTVEKIAWQKGGIFKPGVPAFTVLQPEGPLAVLRDRAQQTSCPLYLCPPLEALEEGGLPLTLGLEGDHQRSNAALALQLAHCWLERQGHQDIQELKVSRPSIRWQLPLAPVFHPTSHMRHGLRDTEWPGRTQVLRRGPLTWYLDGAHTASSVQACVRWYCQSLQRNKRPSGGSQVHVLLFNSTGDRDPAVLLKLLQPCQFDYAVFCPNLTEVSSTENADQQNFTVTLDQVLLRCLQHQQHWSCLDEKQAGPDLWSSPGPEPGGPGSMLLSRHPPHSTSTNSLVFSCISHALQWISQGRDPVFQPPSPPRSLLSHPTASSGASILREAAAIHVLVTGSLHLVGGVLKLLEPSLSQ, encoded by the exons ATGTTCCAGGGCAGAAGGACAGACCAATGCAATGCGAAGACCCCACAATCCATCATTTCCTGT GATGCCGTGCGTATGCTCAACACTCTGCAGACCAATGCCAGCTACCTGGAGCAAGTAAAACGTCAACGGAGTGACCCTCAGGCGCAGCTGGAAGCCATGGAGGTGTACCTGGCTCGGAGTGGGCTGCAG GTGGAGGACTTGAACCAGCTAAACATTATCCACGTCACGGGGACCAAAGGAAAG GGCTCCACCTGTGCCTTCGCTGAACGCATCCTGCGGAATTACGGCCTGAAGACAGGCTTCTTTAG CTCTCCCCACCTGGTGCAGGTGCGTGAACGGATCCGCATCAATGGGAAGCCCATCAGTCCTGAGCTCTTTACCAAGCACTTCTGGCGTCTGTACCACCAGCTGGAGGAATTCAAG GATGACAGTCATATTTCCATGCCTGCTTACTTCCGCTTCCTCACGCTCATGGCCTTCCATGTCTTTCTCCAAGAGAAG GTGGACCTGGCCGTGGTGGAAGTGGGCATTGGTGGGGCTTATGACTGTACCAACATCATCAG AAAGCCAGTGGTGTGTGGAGTGTCCTCGCTTGGCATTGACCACACCAGCCTTCTAGGAGACACAGTGGAGAAAATAGCATGGCAGAAAGGGGGCATCTTTAAG CCTGGTGTCCCTGCCTTCACTGTGCTGCAACCAGAAGGTCCCCTGGCCGTGCTGAGGGATCGAGCCCAGCAGACCTCA TGTCCTCTGTACCTGTGTCCACCATTAGAAGCCCTGGAAGAGGGTGGGCTGCCACTGACCCTCGGCCTGGAGGGAGATCACCAGCGGTCCAATGCAGCGTTGGCCTTGCAGCTGGCCCACTGTTGGCTGGAGCGGCAGGGCCACCAGG ACATCCAGGAACTGAAGGTGTCCAGGCCAAGCATACGGTGGCAGCTGCCTCTGGCACCTGTGTTCCATCCCACCTCCCACATGCGACATG GGCTTCGGGACACGGAGTGGCCTGGCCGGACACAGGTGTTGCGGCGGGGGCCTCTCACCTGGTACCTGGATGGCGCACATACCGCCAGCAGTGTGCAGGCCTGCGTGCGGTGGTATTGCCAGTCATTGCAGCGCAACAAACGCCCCAGTGG TGGGTCCCAAGTACACGTCTTGCTCTTCAACTCCACTGGTGACAGGGACCCTGCTGTCCTGCTGAAGTTGTTGCAG CCCTGCCAGTTTGACTACGCTGTCTTCTGCCCCAACCTGACAGAAGTTTCATCCACAGAAAATGCAG ACCAGCAGAACTTCACGGTGACTCTGGACCAGGTGCTGCTCCGCTGCCTCCAACACCAGCAACATTGGAGCTGCCTGGATGAGAAACAAGCCGGCCCTGACCTCTGGAGCAGCCCCGGCCCCGAGCCTGGGGGACCAGGCTCCATGCTGCTGTCACGGCACCCGCCTCACTCAACTAGCACAAACTCCCTTGTTTTTAGCTGCATCTCCCATGCCTTGCAGTGGATCAGCCAAGGCCGGGATCCCGTCTTTCAGCCCCCGAGCCCTCCAAGGAGCCTCCTCAGCCACCCCACGGCCAGCAGTGGGGCAAGCATTCTCCGGGAGGCTGCTGCCATCCATGTACTGGTTACAGGAAGCCTGCACCTGGTGGGGGGAGTCCTGAAGCTGCTGGAGCCCTCACTGTCCCAGTAG